The following proteins are encoded in a genomic region of Populus trichocarpa isolate Nisqually-1 chromosome 13, P.trichocarpa_v4.1, whole genome shotgun sequence:
- the LOC7465204 gene encoding uncharacterized protein LOC7465204 isoform X19, translating to MATETAPSHQTPTSDHESIENKVTEEVKPVEPETVSLAGKPEEEDLQPNELASQPTLLDKSEAVEDKEVEPPAVVVKKIDGVPAINVPVDDKKELEKDSISDSHTPSVPALVADVVNGEPVAPAIHSVLKEAEEQQLSTSVEELLQEKPKMVDVPVSLDEAIAKTEEPSKVLPIKESEPIEAKDSEDSAVSKEVDKVESIIPEVEVKLEEQSEVGKQVEEPKTEAATKQPKEPLEVLPVKSEAVAVKDSEDSQLVSKEDDKPESEEQSEVIKVEPKEKSVEVIAETQEPVEALPTKELEAVQVKDIDDSQELFKEADKVGTIVPELREVKLESEVTEHVEKTDEQSVEAIKETQDSSEVHPIKESEAVPLKDIDDLVAVPGVDKPQPVIPEADKPEPVVLEVEVKQEEQSEVTQQIEKPESVVPETEVKLEEQSEVTKLDEKTKEQEVEVKLEEQSEVTKLDEKTEEHEVEVKPEGQYEVSEQVEIKSTDEKRGQVAAITQVAQAEIKEDGGKSSLPEIIQKAGPEAEGTDLAEASLKEIVVEAEKGREEKEARTIKAEGEKIASDTVKEELAQPIKVEEVSNAASNAKITEKSFEGEKTVESVEPALENKKEEIPAIDETHKDGTIEGKLDEATTVVSEPVKESQDSVSEAKEEEETAKTNEENSEQEKVDEIAKSDTQNLEYSTQDAEDAKESQDLPREVPAKPTQKHSNNILTRVKQSLVKAKKAIIGKSPTPKTVSSDSKGDVKVNN from the exons ATGGCTACTGAGACTGCACCATCACATCAAACTCCTACTTCTGATCATGAG TCAATTGAGAACAAGGTGACCGAAGAAGTAAAGCCTGTAGAACCTGAAACTGTTTCCCTAGCCGGGAAACCTGAAGAAGAAGACCTCCAACCTAATGAACTAGCAAGTCAACCAACCCTGTTAGATAAATCAGAAGCAGTGGAAGATAAGGAGGTCGAGCCTCCAGCAGTTGTGGTTAAGAAGATTGATGGTGTTCCTGCTATCAATGTTCCAGTAGATGATAAAAAAGAGTTGGAAAAGGATTCTATTTCTGACTCACACACACCTAGTGTTCCGGCTCTGGTGGCCGATGTTGTTAATGGCGAACCAGTTGCTCCAGCTATACATTCTGTTTTGAAAGAAGCAGAAGAGCAACAATTATCAACATCCGTGGAGGAATTGCTACAGGAAAAACCAAAGATGGTTGATGTTCCAGTATCACTAGATGAAGCTATTGCAAAAACAGAGGAGCCATCAAAAGTTCTTCCTATCAAAGAGTCCGAACCAATTGAGGCAAAAGACAGTGAAGATTCAGCAGTGTCTAAAGAAGTTGACAAAGTGGAATCAATAATTCCTGAAGTTGAAGTGAAACTAGAGGAGCAATCAGAAGTTGGTAAACAAGTTGaagagccaaaaacagaagcaGCAACTAAGCAACCAAAGGAACCTTTGGAAGTTCTTCCTGTCAAATCAGAAGCAGTTGCGGTAAAAGATAGTGAAGATTCACAACTAGTGTCCAAAGAAGATGATAAGCCAGAATCAGAAGAACAATCCGAAGTCATTAAAGTTGAACCCAAAGAAAAATCAGTTGAAGTAATTGCCGAAACACAGGAGCCAGTGGAAGCTCTTCCTACCAAAGAATTGGAAGCAGTTCAAGTAAAAGATATTGACGACTCACAAGAATTGTTTAAAGAAGCTGATAAAGTAGGAACAATAGTTCCTGAACTCAGGGAAGTGAAACTAGAGTCTGAAGTCACTGAACATGTAGAAAAAACCGACGAACAATCTGTTGAGGCAATTAAGGAAACACAGGATTCATCGGAAGTTCATCCAATCAAAGAATCAGAAGCAGTTCCATTAAAAGATATTGATGATCTAGTAGCAGTGCCTGGAGTTGATAAACCACAACCAGTAATTCCTGAAGCTGATAAACCTGAACCAGTAGTTCTTGAAGTTGAGGTTAAACAAGAGGAACAATCTGAAGTCActcaacaaattgaaaaaccaGAATCAGTGGTTCCTGAGACTGAGGTGAAACTGGAGGAACAATCTGAAGTCACCAAActagatgaaaaaacaaaggaacaAGAAGTTGAG GTGAAACTGGAGGAACAATCTGAAGTCACCAAACTAGATGAAAAAACAGAAGAACATGAAGTTGAG GTGAAACCTGAGGGACAATATGAAGTTAGTGAACAGGTTGAGATTAAGTCAACAGATGAAAAGCGAGGACAAGTTGCTGCAATCACTCAGGTAGCTCAAGCTGAGATTAAAGAGGATGGAggaaaatcttctcttcctgaAATCATACAAAAAGCTGGTCCAGAGGCTGAAGGGACTGATTTGGCTGAAGCGTCATTGAAAGAGATTGTGGTAGAAGCGGAAAAGGgtagagaagagaaagaggcaAGGACAATAAAAGCAGAGGGCGAGAAAATAGCAAGTGATACAGTAAAAGAGGAACTAGCTCAGCCCATCAAAGTGGAAGAGGTCAGCAATGCTGCTTCAAACGCCAAAATCACTGAAAAATCGTTTGAGGGAGAGAAAACAGTTGAAAGTGTTGAACCAGCtttagaaaacaagaaagaggaGATACCTGCAATAGATGAAACCCACAAAGATGGGACCATAGAGGGAAAGCTGGATGAAGCCACTACAGTTGTCAGTGAACCAGTCAAAGAATCCCAAGATTCTGTGTcagaagcaaaagaagaagaagaaactgcAAAAACCAACGAAGAGAACTCTGAGCAGGAAAAGGTTGACGAGATTGCCAAATCTGACACGCAGAATTTAGAGTATTCTACCCAGGATGCTGAAGACGCAAAAGAATCACAGGATCTGCCAAGAGAAGTTCCAGCCAAGCCTACTCAAAAGCATTCAAACAACATTTTAACAAGGGTAAAGCAATCACTTGTAAAGGCAAAGAAAGCTATTATCGGGAAATCGCCAACTCCAAAAACCGTCTCCTCTGATAGCAAGGGTGATGTTAAAGTCAATAATTGA
- the LOC7465204 gene encoding uncharacterized protein LOC7465204 isoform X17, with protein MATETAPSHQTPTSDHESIENKVTEEVKPVEPETVSLAGKPEEEDLQPNELASQPTLLDKSEAVEDKEVEPPAVVVKKIDGVPAINVPVDDKKELEKDSISDSHTPSVPALVADVVNGEPVAPAIHSVLKEAEEQQLSTSVEELLQEKPKMVDVPVSLDEAIAKTEEPSKVLPIKESEPIEAKDSEDSAVSKEVDKVESIIPEVEVKLEEQSEVGKQVEEPKTEAATKQPKEPLEVLPVKSEAVAVKDSEDSQLVSKEDDKPESEEQSEVIKVEPKEKSVEVIAETQEPVEALPTKELEAVQVKDIDDSQELFKEADKVGTIVPELREVKLESEVTEHVEKTDEQSVEAIKETQDSSEVHPIKESEAVPLKDIDDLVAVPGVDKPQPVIPEADKPEPVVLEVEVKQEEQSEVTQQIEKPESVVPETEVKLEEQSEVTKLDEKTKEQEVEVKPEGQSVIREQVEQSEVSKLDEKTEEHEVEVKPEGQYEVSEQVEIKSTDEKRGQVAAITQVAQAEIKEDGGKSSLPEIIQKAGPEAEGTDLAEASLKEIVVEAEKGREEKEARTIKAEGEKIASDTVKEELAQPIKVEEVSNAASNAKITEKSFEGEKTVESVEPALENKKEEIPAIDETHKDGTIEGKLDEATTVVSEPVKESQDSVSEAKEEEETAKTNEENSEQEKVDEIAKSDTQNLEYSTQDAEDAKESQDLPREVPAKPTQKHSNNILTRVKQSLVKAKKAIIGKSPTPKTVSSDSKGDVKVNN; from the exons ATGGCTACTGAGACTGCACCATCACATCAAACTCCTACTTCTGATCATGAG TCAATTGAGAACAAGGTGACCGAAGAAGTAAAGCCTGTAGAACCTGAAACTGTTTCCCTAGCCGGGAAACCTGAAGAAGAAGACCTCCAACCTAATGAACTAGCAAGTCAACCAACCCTGTTAGATAAATCAGAAGCAGTGGAAGATAAGGAGGTCGAGCCTCCAGCAGTTGTGGTTAAGAAGATTGATGGTGTTCCTGCTATCAATGTTCCAGTAGATGATAAAAAAGAGTTGGAAAAGGATTCTATTTCTGACTCACACACACCTAGTGTTCCGGCTCTGGTGGCCGATGTTGTTAATGGCGAACCAGTTGCTCCAGCTATACATTCTGTTTTGAAAGAAGCAGAAGAGCAACAATTATCAACATCCGTGGAGGAATTGCTACAGGAAAAACCAAAGATGGTTGATGTTCCAGTATCACTAGATGAAGCTATTGCAAAAACAGAGGAGCCATCAAAAGTTCTTCCTATCAAAGAGTCCGAACCAATTGAGGCAAAAGACAGTGAAGATTCAGCAGTGTCTAAAGAAGTTGACAAAGTGGAATCAATAATTCCTGAAGTTGAAGTGAAACTAGAGGAGCAATCAGAAGTTGGTAAACAAGTTGaagagccaaaaacagaagcaGCAACTAAGCAACCAAAGGAACCTTTGGAAGTTCTTCCTGTCAAATCAGAAGCAGTTGCGGTAAAAGATAGTGAAGATTCACAACTAGTGTCCAAAGAAGATGATAAGCCAGAATCAGAAGAACAATCCGAAGTCATTAAAGTTGAACCCAAAGAAAAATCAGTTGAAGTAATTGCCGAAACACAGGAGCCAGTGGAAGCTCTTCCTACCAAAGAATTGGAAGCAGTTCAAGTAAAAGATATTGACGACTCACAAGAATTGTTTAAAGAAGCTGATAAAGTAGGAACAATAGTTCCTGAACTCAGGGAAGTGAAACTAGAGTCTGAAGTCACTGAACATGTAGAAAAAACCGACGAACAATCTGTTGAGGCAATTAAGGAAACACAGGATTCATCGGAAGTTCATCCAATCAAAGAATCAGAAGCAGTTCCATTAAAAGATATTGATGATCTAGTAGCAGTGCCTGGAGTTGATAAACCACAACCAGTAATTCCTGAAGCTGATAAACCTGAACCAGTAGTTCTTGAAGTTGAGGTTAAACAAGAGGAACAATCTGAAGTCActcaacaaattgaaaaaccaGAATCAGTGGTTCCTGAGACTGAGGTGAAACTGGAGGAACAATCTGAAGTCACCAAActagatgaaaaaacaaaggaacaAGAAGTTGAG GTGAAACCTGAGGGACAATCTGTAATTAGAGAACAGGT GGAACAATCTGAAGTCTCCAAACTAGATGAAAAAACAGAGGAACATGAAGTTGAGGTGAAACCTGAGGGACAATATGAAGTTAGTGAACAGGTTGAGATTAAGTCAACAGATGAAAAGCGAGGACAAGTTGCTGCAATCACTCAGGTAGCTCAAGCTGAGATTAAAGAGGATGGAggaaaatcttctcttcctgaAATCATACAAAAAGCTGGTCCAGAGGCTGAAGGGACTGATTTGGCTGAAGCGTCATTGAAAGAGATTGTGGTAGAAGCGGAAAAGGgtagagaagagaaagaggcaAGGACAATAAAAGCAGAGGGCGAGAAAATAGCAAGTGATACAGTAAAAGAGGAACTAGCTCAGCCCATCAAAGTGGAAGAGGTCAGCAATGCTGCTTCAAACGCCAAAATCACTGAAAAATCGTTTGAGGGAGAGAAAACAGTTGAAAGTGTTGAACCAGCtttagaaaacaagaaagaggaGATACCTGCAATAGATGAAACCCACAAAGATGGGACCATAGAGGGAAAGCTGGATGAAGCCACTACAGTTGTCAGTGAACCAGTCAAAGAATCCCAAGATTCTGTGTcagaagcaaaagaagaagaagaaactgcAAAAACCAACGAAGAGAACTCTGAGCAGGAAAAGGTTGACGAGATTGCCAAATCTGACACGCAGAATTTAGAGTATTCTACCCAGGATGCTGAAGACGCAAAAGAATCACAGGATCTGCCAAGAGAAGTTCCAGCCAAGCCTACTCAAAAGCATTCAAACAACATTTTAACAAGGGTAAAGCAATCACTTGTAAAGGCAAAGAAAGCTATTATCGGGAAATCGCCAACTCCAAAAACCGTCTCCTCTGATAGCAAGGGTGATGTTAAAGTCAATAATTGA
- the LOC7465204 gene encoding uncharacterized protein LOC7465204 isoform X7 codes for MATETAPSHQTPTSDHESIENKVTEEVKPVEPETVSLAGKPEEEDLQPNELASQPTLLDKSEAVEDKEVEPPAVVVKKIDGVPAINVPVDDKKELEKDSISDSHTPSVPALVADVVNGEPVAPAIHSVLKEAEEQQLSTSVEELLQEKPKMVDVPVSLDEAIAKTEEPSKVLPIKESEPIEAKDSEDSAVSKEVDKVESIIPEVEVKLEEQSEVGKQVEEPKTEAATKQPKEPLEVLPVKSEAVAVKDSEDSQLVSKEDDKPESEEQSEVIKVEPKEKSVEVIAETQEPVEALPTKELEAVQVKDIDDSQELFKEADKVGTIVPELREVKLESEVTEHVEKTDEQSVEAIKETQDSSEVHPIKESEAVPLKDIDDLVAVPGVDKPQPVIPEADKPEPVVLEVEVKQEEQSEVTQQIEKPESVVPETEVKLEEQSEVTKLDEKTKEQEVEVKLEEQSEVTKLDEKTEEHEVEVKPEGQSIIREQVEQSEIAEQIEKPESVIPVTEVKLEGQSELTKLDEKTEEQEVEVKPDGQSVIRKQAEQSEVAEQIEKPESVIPETEVKLEEQSEVSKLDEKTEEHEVEVKPEGQYEVSEQVEIKSTDEKRGQVAAITQVAQAEIKEDGGKSSLPEIIQKAGPEAEGTDLAEASLKEIVVEAEKGREEKEARTIKAEGEKIASDTVKEELAQPIKVEEVSNAASNAKITEKSFEGEKTVESVEPALENKKEEIPAIDETHKDGTIEGKLDEATTVVSEPVKESQDSVSEAKEEEETAKTNEENSEQEKVDEIAKSDTQNLEYSTQDAEDAKESQDLPREVPAKPTQKHSNNILTRVKQSLVKAKKAIIGKSPTPKTVSSDSKGDVKVNN; via the exons ATGGCTACTGAGACTGCACCATCACATCAAACTCCTACTTCTGATCATGAG TCAATTGAGAACAAGGTGACCGAAGAAGTAAAGCCTGTAGAACCTGAAACTGTTTCCCTAGCCGGGAAACCTGAAGAAGAAGACCTCCAACCTAATGAACTAGCAAGTCAACCAACCCTGTTAGATAAATCAGAAGCAGTGGAAGATAAGGAGGTCGAGCCTCCAGCAGTTGTGGTTAAGAAGATTGATGGTGTTCCTGCTATCAATGTTCCAGTAGATGATAAAAAAGAGTTGGAAAAGGATTCTATTTCTGACTCACACACACCTAGTGTTCCGGCTCTGGTGGCCGATGTTGTTAATGGCGAACCAGTTGCTCCAGCTATACATTCTGTTTTGAAAGAAGCAGAAGAGCAACAATTATCAACATCCGTGGAGGAATTGCTACAGGAAAAACCAAAGATGGTTGATGTTCCAGTATCACTAGATGAAGCTATTGCAAAAACAGAGGAGCCATCAAAAGTTCTTCCTATCAAAGAGTCCGAACCAATTGAGGCAAAAGACAGTGAAGATTCAGCAGTGTCTAAAGAAGTTGACAAAGTGGAATCAATAATTCCTGAAGTTGAAGTGAAACTAGAGGAGCAATCAGAAGTTGGTAAACAAGTTGaagagccaaaaacagaagcaGCAACTAAGCAACCAAAGGAACCTTTGGAAGTTCTTCCTGTCAAATCAGAAGCAGTTGCGGTAAAAGATAGTGAAGATTCACAACTAGTGTCCAAAGAAGATGATAAGCCAGAATCAGAAGAACAATCCGAAGTCATTAAAGTTGAACCCAAAGAAAAATCAGTTGAAGTAATTGCCGAAACACAGGAGCCAGTGGAAGCTCTTCCTACCAAAGAATTGGAAGCAGTTCAAGTAAAAGATATTGACGACTCACAAGAATTGTTTAAAGAAGCTGATAAAGTAGGAACAATAGTTCCTGAACTCAGGGAAGTGAAACTAGAGTCTGAAGTCACTGAACATGTAGAAAAAACCGACGAACAATCTGTTGAGGCAATTAAGGAAACACAGGATTCATCGGAAGTTCATCCAATCAAAGAATCAGAAGCAGTTCCATTAAAAGATATTGATGATCTAGTAGCAGTGCCTGGAGTTGATAAACCACAACCAGTAATTCCTGAAGCTGATAAACCTGAACCAGTAGTTCTTGAAGTTGAGGTTAAACAAGAGGAACAATCTGAAGTCActcaacaaattgaaaaaccaGAATCAGTGGTTCCTGAGACTGAGGTGAAACTGGAGGAACAATCTGAAGTCACCAAActagatgaaaaaacaaaggaacaAGAAGTTGAG GTGAAACTGGAGGAACAATCTGAAGTCACCAAACTAGATGAAAAAACAGAAGAACATGAAGTTGAGGTGAAACCTGAGGGACAATCTATAATCAGAGAACAGGTGGAACAATCTGAAATCGctgaacaaattgaaaaaccaGAATCAGTGATTCCTGTGACTGAGGTGAAACTAGAGGGACAATCTGAACTCACCAAACTAGATGAAAAAACAGAGGAACAAGAAGTTGAGGTGAAACCTGACGGACAATCTGTAATCAGAAAACAGGCAGAACAATCTGAAGTCGctgaacaaattgaaaaaccaGAATCAGTGATTCCTGAGACTGAGGTGAAACTGGAGGAACAATCTGAAGTCTCCAAACTAGATGAAAAAACAGAGGAACATGAAGTTGAGGTGAAACCTGAGGGACAATATGAAGTTAGTGAACAGGTTGAGATTAAGTCAACAGATGAAAAGCGAGGACAAGTTGCTGCAATCACTCAGGTAGCTCAAGCTGAGATTAAAGAGGATGGAggaaaatcttctcttcctgaAATCATACAAAAAGCTGGTCCAGAGGCTGAAGGGACTGATTTGGCTGAAGCGTCATTGAAAGAGATTGTGGTAGAAGCGGAAAAGGgtagagaagagaaagaggcaAGGACAATAAAAGCAGAGGGCGAGAAAATAGCAAGTGATACAGTAAAAGAGGAACTAGCTCAGCCCATCAAAGTGGAAGAGGTCAGCAATGCTGCTTCAAACGCCAAAATCACTGAAAAATCGTTTGAGGGAGAGAAAACAGTTGAAAGTGTTGAACCAGCtttagaaaacaagaaagaggaGATACCTGCAATAGATGAAACCCACAAAGATGGGACCATAGAGGGAAAGCTGGATGAAGCCACTACAGTTGTCAGTGAACCAGTCAAAGAATCCCAAGATTCTGTGTcagaagcaaaagaagaagaagaaactgcAAAAACCAACGAAGAGAACTCTGAGCAGGAAAAGGTTGACGAGATTGCCAAATCTGACACGCAGAATTTAGAGTATTCTACCCAGGATGCTGAAGACGCAAAAGAATCACAGGATCTGCCAAGAGAAGTTCCAGCCAAGCCTACTCAAAAGCATTCAAACAACATTTTAACAAGGGTAAAGCAATCACTTGTAAAGGCAAAGAAAGCTATTATCGGGAAATCGCCAACTCCAAAAACCGTCTCCTCTGATAGCAAGGGTGATGTTAAAGTCAATAATTGA
- the LOC7465204 gene encoding uncharacterized protein LOC7465204 isoform X15 — protein MATETAPSHQTPTSDHESIENKVTEEVKPVEPETVSLAGKPEEEDLQPNELASQPTLLDKSEAVEDKEVEPPAVVVKKIDGVPAINVPVDDKKELEKDSISDSHTPSVPALVADVVNGEPVAPAIHSVLKEAEEQQLSTSVEELLQEKPKMVDVPVSLDEAIAKTEEPSKVLPIKESEPIEAKDSEDSAVSKEVDKVESIIPEVEVKLEEQSEVGKQVEEPKTEAATKQPKEPLEVLPVKSEAVAVKDSEDSQLVSKEDDKPESEEQSEVIKVEPKEKSVEVIAETQEPVEALPTKELEAVQVKDIDDSQELFKEADKVGTIVPELREVKLESEVTEHVEKTDEQSVEAIKETQDSSEVHPIKESEAVPLKDIDDLVAVPGVDKPQPVIPEADKPEPVVLEVEVKQEEQSEVTQQIEKPESVVPETEVKLEEQSEVTKLDEKTKEQEVEVKPEGQFVIRKQVEQSEVAEQIEKPESVIPEIEVKLEEQSEVSKLDEKTEEHEVEVKPEGQYEVSEQVEIKSTDEKRGQVAAITQVAQAEIKEDGGKSSLPEIIQKAGPEAEGTDLAEASLKEIVVEAEKGREEKEARTIKAEGEKIASDTVKEELAQPIKVEEVSNAASNAKITEKSFEGEKTVESVEPALENKKEEIPAIDETHKDGTIEGKLDEATTVVSEPVKESQDSVSEAKEEEETAKTNEENSEQEKVDEIAKSDTQNLEYSTQDAEDAKESQDLPREVPAKPTQKHSNNILTRVKQSLVKAKKAIIGKSPTPKTVSSDSKGDVKVNN, from the exons ATGGCTACTGAGACTGCACCATCACATCAAACTCCTACTTCTGATCATGAG TCAATTGAGAACAAGGTGACCGAAGAAGTAAAGCCTGTAGAACCTGAAACTGTTTCCCTAGCCGGGAAACCTGAAGAAGAAGACCTCCAACCTAATGAACTAGCAAGTCAACCAACCCTGTTAGATAAATCAGAAGCAGTGGAAGATAAGGAGGTCGAGCCTCCAGCAGTTGTGGTTAAGAAGATTGATGGTGTTCCTGCTATCAATGTTCCAGTAGATGATAAAAAAGAGTTGGAAAAGGATTCTATTTCTGACTCACACACACCTAGTGTTCCGGCTCTGGTGGCCGATGTTGTTAATGGCGAACCAGTTGCTCCAGCTATACATTCTGTTTTGAAAGAAGCAGAAGAGCAACAATTATCAACATCCGTGGAGGAATTGCTACAGGAAAAACCAAAGATGGTTGATGTTCCAGTATCACTAGATGAAGCTATTGCAAAAACAGAGGAGCCATCAAAAGTTCTTCCTATCAAAGAGTCCGAACCAATTGAGGCAAAAGACAGTGAAGATTCAGCAGTGTCTAAAGAAGTTGACAAAGTGGAATCAATAATTCCTGAAGTTGAAGTGAAACTAGAGGAGCAATCAGAAGTTGGTAAACAAGTTGaagagccaaaaacagaagcaGCAACTAAGCAACCAAAGGAACCTTTGGAAGTTCTTCCTGTCAAATCAGAAGCAGTTGCGGTAAAAGATAGTGAAGATTCACAACTAGTGTCCAAAGAAGATGATAAGCCAGAATCAGAAGAACAATCCGAAGTCATTAAAGTTGAACCCAAAGAAAAATCAGTTGAAGTAATTGCCGAAACACAGGAGCCAGTGGAAGCTCTTCCTACCAAAGAATTGGAAGCAGTTCAAGTAAAAGATATTGACGACTCACAAGAATTGTTTAAAGAAGCTGATAAAGTAGGAACAATAGTTCCTGAACTCAGGGAAGTGAAACTAGAGTCTGAAGTCACTGAACATGTAGAAAAAACCGACGAACAATCTGTTGAGGCAATTAAGGAAACACAGGATTCATCGGAAGTTCATCCAATCAAAGAATCAGAAGCAGTTCCATTAAAAGATATTGATGATCTAGTAGCAGTGCCTGGAGTTGATAAACCACAACCAGTAATTCCTGAAGCTGATAAACCTGAACCAGTAGTTCTTGAAGTTGAGGTTAAACAAGAGGAACAATCTGAAGTCActcaacaaattgaaaaaccaGAATCAGTGGTTCCTGAGACTGAGGTGAAACTGGAGGAACAATCTGAAGTCACCAAActagatgaaaaaacaaaggaacaAGAAGTTGAGGTGAAACCCGAGGGACAATTTGTAATCAGAAAACAG GTGGAACAATCTGAAGTCGctgaacaaattgaaaaaccaGAATCAGTGATTCCTGAGATTGAG GTGAAACTGGAGGAACAATCTGAAGTCTCCAAACTAGATGAAAAAACAGAGGAACATGAAGTTGAGGTGAAACCTGAGGGACAATATGAAGTTAGTGAACAGGTTGAGATTAAGTCAACAGATGAAAAGCGAGGACAAGTTGCTGCAATCACTCAGGTAGCTCAAGCTGAGATTAAAGAGGATGGAggaaaatcttctcttcctgaAATCATACAAAAAGCTGGTCCAGAGGCTGAAGGGACTGATTTGGCTGAAGCGTCATTGAAAGAGATTGTGGTAGAAGCGGAAAAGGgtagagaagagaaagaggcaAGGACAATAAAAGCAGAGGGCGAGAAAATAGCAAGTGATACAGTAAAAGAGGAACTAGCTCAGCCCATCAAAGTGGAAGAGGTCAGCAATGCTGCTTCAAACGCCAAAATCACTGAAAAATCGTTTGAGGGAGAGAAAACAGTTGAAAGTGTTGAACCAGCtttagaaaacaagaaagaggaGATACCTGCAATAGATGAAACCCACAAAGATGGGACCATAGAGGGAAAGCTGGATGAAGCCACTACAGTTGTCAGTGAACCAGTCAAAGAATCCCAAGATTCTGTGTcagaagcaaaagaagaagaagaaactgcAAAAACCAACGAAGAGAACTCTGAGCAGGAAAAGGTTGACGAGATTGCCAAATCTGACACGCAGAATTTAGAGTATTCTACCCAGGATGCTGAAGACGCAAAAGAATCACAGGATCTGCCAAGAGAAGTTCCAGCCAAGCCTACTCAAAAGCATTCAAACAACATTTTAACAAGGGTAAAGCAATCACTTGTAAAGGCAAAGAAAGCTATTATCGGGAAATCGCCAACTCCAAAAACCGTCTCCTCTGATAGCAAGGGTGATGTTAAAGTCAATAATTGA